One window from the genome of Drosophila albomicans strain 15112-1751.03 chromosome 2L, ASM965048v2, whole genome shotgun sequence encodes:
- the LOC117564028 gene encoding uncharacterized protein LOC117564028 isoform X1, with translation MYAGRATQFAKTISSMACSIQKQPSQPAPTTAATAAAAASSMAMTASSVSGIGGSSGAGTVPSTPKASKAAQPRGSLPTDVHQPPLEFQWPPPLPVSSHTSNLRLNMMNQDPKDLHTARAIIEELRSKVRFQTEHIMKWRKAYAMQVQQHYRYQKEKSDQMNSLTSQLLLLESRLKRKQKQIASLLSHREVTIQRQQKIIDTLSTRLVDHGLESIEASYANELDSLNDSDSAVVLEDIDSDSNMTLGTRRKSSGGLGGVLGSDGITIVRSISDAIETNLNKYGAARRNNCFLRRPDILETVYSVEEDPEPTSDVAEKRDKFKNRSDKALSSSSTEGQIDAATPGSGASTTPEKAKEASIGAAMPVPRRQLGGLKRSPSHDSPCTTLSVKVPQLQPSPAAGAEQQQLNGKSQVITYNRVMSNHRSVTKPKDVKYKRINKAKSKSLEELRGRLKNLVERPGLDAGYTAGMMPQTAQSYA, from the exons ATGTATGCCGGTCGTGCCACGCAATTCGCCAAGACTATCAGCAGCATGGCATGCAGCATACAGAAGCAGCCCTCGCAGCcagcgccaacaacagcagccacagcagcagctgcagcatcaTCAATGGCCATGACGGCATCCAGTGTTAGTGGTATTGGTGGCTCCAGTGGAGCTGGCACTGTGCCCTCCACACCCAAGGCATCGAAGGCAGCCCAACCACGCGGCTCGTTGCCCACAGATGTGCATCAGCCTCCACTGGAATTCCAATGGCCACCGCCGTTGCCCGTGTCCAGTCACACCAGCAACTTGCGCTTGAACATGATGAACCAGGATCCCAAGGATCTGCATACCGCGCGCGCCATCATCGAGGAACTGCGCTCCAAGGTTCGCTTCCAAACGGAGCACATCATGAAGTGGCGAAAGGCTTACGCTATGCAG GTACAACAACACTATCGCTATCAGAAGGAAAAGTCAGACCAGATGAACTCACTAACCTCCCAACTGCTTTTATTGGAGTCGCGCTTGAAAaggaaacaaaagcaaatcgCCAGTCTGCTGAGCCACCGAGAAGTCACCATACAGCGTCAGCAGAAGATCATTGACACGCTCTCCACCCGCCTGGTGGATCATGGCCTCGAGAGCATTGAGGCGAGCTATGCCAACGAGCTGGACTCGCTGAACGATTCGGATTCGGCGGTGGTGCTGGAGGACATCGACTCGGACAGCAACATGACGCTGGGCACGCGACGCAAGAGCAGCGGCGGATTGGGAGGCGTGCTGGGCAGCGATGGCATCACCATAGTGCGTTCGATATCGGATGCCATTGAGACGAACCTGAATAAATACGGCGCTGCCCGGCGAAACAATTGCTTCTTGCGACGCCCGGACATACTGGAGACTGTCTACTCGGTGGAAGAGGATCCGGAGCCCACCTCTGATGTGGCCGAGAAGCGAGATAAGTTCAAAAATCGCTCTGACAAGGCgctcagctccagctccactGAGGGACAAATTGATGCAGCAACTCCAGGTTCGGGTGCGTCCACAACGCCGGAGAAAGCCAAAGAAGCGTCTATAGGCGCCGCAATGCCGGTGCCACGTCGCCAGCTGGGTGGATTGAAGCGCTCGCCCAGCCACGATTCACCCTGCACCACACTGAGCGTCAAGGTGCCGCAGTTGCAGCCGTCGCCAGCTGCAGgcgctgagcagcagcagctcaatgGAAAGTCGCAGGTGATCACCTACAATCGTGTAATGTCCAACCACCGATCGGTGACAAAGCCCAAGGATGTCAAGTACAAGCGCATCAACAAGGCTAAGTCGAAGAGTCTCGAGGAACTGCGTGGTCGCCTCAAGAATCTCGTGGAGCGACCCGGTCTCGATGCTGGATACACTGCGGGCATGATGCCCCAGACGGCGCAATCGTATGCGTGA
- the LOC117563395 gene encoding uncharacterized protein LOC117563395: protein MLFDCTCWLLLLLLLGQLSVCLGNRHLKPKHKHHVIIAHDGFHNIHHEPKYRHWKARQEQHAKHHNLISQTIINN, encoded by the exons ATGCTATTTGATTGTACATGTTGG ttgcttctgctgctgctgctgggacAGCTGAGTGTTTGCCTGGGCAACCGTCATCTAAAGCCAAAGCATAAACATCATGTTATTATTGCCCACGATGGATTCCATAACATTCACCACGAGCCAAAGTATAGGCACTGGAAGGCTAGGCAGGAACAGCATGCCAAGCACCATAATCTAATATCGcagacaataataaacaattga
- the LOC117563390 gene encoding uncharacterized protein LOC117563390: MLFSQSCLYFSLLISCGLISVSLSDVSLNAGTTVQKIEGLYNEVLKSSINNSRAVLPHLNDSNAIDNQFFTELDKPLCLISQQRTNYWLLYFQLRKFLFSIFSQKSE, encoded by the exons ATGTTATTTTCTCAGTCGTGTCTCTATTTCAGTCTACTAATCAGCTGTGGGCTTATCTCTGTG aGCCTAAGTGATGTTAGTCTCAATGCAGGTACAACTGTGCAGAAGATTGAGGGACTCTACAATGAGGTGTTGAAGTCTAGCATAAACAATTCTCGAGCTGTTTTGCCTCATCTAAATGATAGCAATGCCATCGATAATCAATTCTTTACTGAACTCGACAAGC CTCTTTGTTTAATCAGCCAACAGAGGACAAACTATTGGTTGCTATACTTCCAGCTGAGAAAGTTTCTATTCTCGATTTTTTCACAAAAATCAGAATAG
- the LOC117563394 gene encoding uncharacterized protein LOC117563394 → MCIRRFVILVFVLLLGLVNATPRTDSLWELRKLMRQQDEEQQQHDQRFNEDINSWTHDLDQMGINFVAFIEQCRPLGSHCSQRHVQRHLRFLRRSCNELRGRLDTLEIKYLGKISEEQLLMPTLRAVRLVLQQYDAELKVINAEAYKLVEQ, encoded by the exons ATGTGTATCCGAAGATTTGTCAtacttgtatttgttttgcttctgGGT CTGGTGAATGCCACGCCCCGAACAGACAGTTTATGGGAGTTGCGCAAGCTAATGAGACAACAGGatgaagagcagcagcaacatgatCAGAGATTCAATGAAGACATCAACAGCTGGACACACGACTTGGACCAGATGGGCATTAATTTTGTGGCATTCATCGAGCAGTGTCGCCCATTGGGCAGCCATTGTAGTCAGCGGCATGTGCAACGCCATTTGCGCTTTTTGCGACGCAGTTGCAATGAGCTAAGAGGCCGGCTAGATACCCTGGAGATTAAATACTTGGGAAAGATCAGTGAAGAGCAGCTGTTGATGCCAACACTGAGAGCAGTGCGTTTAGTTCTGCAGCAATACGATGCCGAGTTAAAAGTGATTAATGCTGAAGCTTATAAATTGGTAGAGCAGTAA
- the LOC117564028 gene encoding uncharacterized protein LOC117564028 isoform X2: MNSLTSQLLLLESRLKRKQKQIASLLSHREVTIQRQQKIIDTLSTRLVDHGLESIEASYANELDSLNDSDSAVVLEDIDSDSNMTLGTRRKSSGGLGGVLGSDGITIVRSISDAIETNLNKYGAARRNNCFLRRPDILETVYSVEEDPEPTSDVAEKRDKFKNRSDKALSSSSTEGQIDAATPGSGASTTPEKAKEASIGAAMPVPRRQLGGLKRSPSHDSPCTTLSVKVPQLQPSPAAGAEQQQLNGKSQVITYNRVMSNHRSVTKPKDVKYKRINKAKSKSLEELRGRLKNLVERPGLDAGYTAGMMPQTAQSYA, encoded by the coding sequence ATGAACTCACTAACCTCCCAACTGCTTTTATTGGAGTCGCGCTTGAAAaggaaacaaaagcaaatcgCCAGTCTGCTGAGCCACCGAGAAGTCACCATACAGCGTCAGCAGAAGATCATTGACACGCTCTCCACCCGCCTGGTGGATCATGGCCTCGAGAGCATTGAGGCGAGCTATGCCAACGAGCTGGACTCGCTGAACGATTCGGATTCGGCGGTGGTGCTGGAGGACATCGACTCGGACAGCAACATGACGCTGGGCACGCGACGCAAGAGCAGCGGCGGATTGGGAGGCGTGCTGGGCAGCGATGGCATCACCATAGTGCGTTCGATATCGGATGCCATTGAGACGAACCTGAATAAATACGGCGCTGCCCGGCGAAACAATTGCTTCTTGCGACGCCCGGACATACTGGAGACTGTCTACTCGGTGGAAGAGGATCCGGAGCCCACCTCTGATGTGGCCGAGAAGCGAGATAAGTTCAAAAATCGCTCTGACAAGGCgctcagctccagctccactGAGGGACAAATTGATGCAGCAACTCCAGGTTCGGGTGCGTCCACAACGCCGGAGAAAGCCAAAGAAGCGTCTATAGGCGCCGCAATGCCGGTGCCACGTCGCCAGCTGGGTGGATTGAAGCGCTCGCCCAGCCACGATTCACCCTGCACCACACTGAGCGTCAAGGTGCCGCAGTTGCAGCCGTCGCCAGCTGCAGgcgctgagcagcagcagctcaatgGAAAGTCGCAGGTGATCACCTACAATCGTGTAATGTCCAACCACCGATCGGTGACAAAGCCCAAGGATGTCAAGTACAAGCGCATCAACAAGGCTAAGTCGAAGAGTCTCGAGGAACTGCGTGGTCGCCTCAAGAATCTCGTGGAGCGACCCGGTCTCGATGCTGGATACACTGCGGGCATGATGCCCCAGACGGCGCAATCGTATGCGTGA
- the LOC117563388 gene encoding clumping factor B, producing the protein MPKVQLLITLLLLAFANADVSGPQDPSLPGPQTYAPIDETTKISTAVSSSSEPADTESTTVAAGDEEAKQDPEATPNIGNNQDVDGTPDADIKPDSDAKPDADATPDADIKPDSDAKPDADATPDADIKPDSDAKPDADATPDADKKPDTDTKPDDDTDVDAEDSAEEGIATTIEQLESSTTTPIEDTHHEHHQHSIGHVHAHDGFHDIKREKLWAHWNDAFTTTVGIEPDNSTMQ; encoded by the exons ATGCCAAAGGTCCAATTG CTTATcacattgctgctgttggcatttGCAAATGCCGATGTGAGTGGTCCTCAAGACCCATCACTCCCAGGCCCGCAAACATATGCACCAATTGATGAAACAACAAAGATATCAACTGCagtatcatcatcatcggagCCAGCAGATACGGAATCtacaacagttgcagcagggGATGAAGAAGCAAAACAAGATCCAGAAGCAACTCCAAATATAGGTAATAATCAAGATGTAGATGGAACACCAGATGCAGATATAAAGCCAGATTCGGATGCGAAACCCGATGCGGATGCAACACCAGATGCAGATATAAAGCCAGATTCGGATGCAAAACCCGATGCAGATGCAACACCAGATGCAGATATAAAGCCAGATTCGGATGCGAAACCCGATGCAGATGCAACACCAGATGCAGATAAGAAGCCAGATACGGATACGAAACCCGATGACGATACAGATGTGGATGCAGAGGACTCAGCAGAGGAAGGAATCGCAACAACCATTGAGCAGCTGGAAAGCTCCACAACAACTCCAATTGAAGACACTCACCACGAACACCACCAACATAGCATAGGACATGTCCACGCTCACGATGGCTTCCATGATATAAAGCGGGAGAAATTGTGGGCACATTGGAACGATGCGTTTACCACAACCGTTGGCATAGAACCCGATAATAGTACCATGCAATAA
- the LOC117563387 gene encoding PGC-1 and ERR-induced regulator in muscle protein 1 encodes MNTKLLLLGQLLAISCFMQPTYAHTEIPLDETTTAAPTEATIQPEAQATAIPDSGLQQLDEGQIAVAQPETTIPPTEFTTVPTTAATKQPNPHEHPPHPYVQPYPDAFGWQQYPRLPYNGPRLPYVINSPFGSPVPQQPQFPGFGGPLYPTPDTAASSDEKSAEKTTDKSTEKSSENAKSDEQLNSDGAFNWQQYPRLPFNVARPPYYINSPYGSPVFPPQPQFPGFRGPLSPTPDAADGKGVEKSTEKIGDKSTEKSAETAKSDEQMNSDEKQQQPAGLPDFGYPSYDPRLFHPAIYSPHLPRLGPVYGGNYGGQFEGQNETPSPRYPYPSPSRDYTVFYG; translated from the exons ATGAATACCAAATTATTGCTACTCGGCCAG TTGCTGGCAATCAGCTGCTTTATGCAACCAACTTATGCGCATACAGAGATACCATTGGACgagacgacaacagcagctccAACAGAGGCTACAATTCAACCAGAGGCTCAGGCTACAGCTATTCCCGATTCAGGGCTGCAGCAGCTCGACGAGGGtcaaattgctgttgctcaaCCAGAGACGACAATTCCGCCAACGGAATTCACTACagtgccaacaacagcagcaacaaagcagCCAAACCCACATGAGCATCCCCCCCATCCATATGTTCAGCCTTATCCAGATGCCTTTGGCTGGCAACAATATCCAAGACTTCCCTATAACGGGCCACGATTGCCGTACGTTATTAACTCACCATTCGGTTCACCAGTCCCCCAGCAACCACAGTTTCCTGGCTTCGGTGGACCACTTTACCCCACTCCTGATACAGCTGCCAGTTCCGATGAAAAGAGCGCTGAGAAGACCACTGATAAGAGTACTGAGAAGAGCTCTGAGAACGCAAAGTCAGATGAGCAACTGAACTCTGATGGGGCATTTAACTGGCAACAGTATCCAAGACTTCCGTTTAATGTGGCACGACCTCCCTACTATATTAACTCACCATACGGTTCACCCGTCTTCCCTCCGCAACCACAATTTCCCGGCTTCCGTGGACCACTATCCCCCACTCCCGATGCCGCTGATGGAAAGGGCGTTGAGAAGAGCACTGAGAAGATCGGTGATAAGAGTACTGAGAAGAGCGCTGAGACGGCCAAGTCAGATGAGCAGATGAACTCTGAtgagaagcaacagcaaccagctgGTCTCCCTGACTTTGGTTACCCGTCTTACGACCCTCGCCTCTTCCATCCAGCGATCTACTCACCACACTTGCCTCGATTGGGACCAGTCTATGGAGGCAATTATGGAGGGCAGTTTGAAGGACAGAATGAGACTCCCAGTCCCAGATATCCCTACCCCAGCCCATCTCGTGATTACACCGTGTTCTATGGCTAA
- the LOC117563392 gene encoding uncharacterized protein LOC117563392 encodes MWRYLFVLLALQSAFAAPISHCEQLRLDILQLTDDVAKEVLSKFVKLLQLVVDDAAQMEVNETERNQLEKMVKFIAIENRMENLRVLEIMEEIEMIFDMEDESDESGGLIDELLDKHGIDALERQLDDIFQIFVMQLENHIEIYFIRNEKNLSTSPLDILLSRFMNEKDIEARAQIIVEIWVNLDC; translated from the exons ATGTGGCGTTATCTATTCGTTCTTCTAGCGCTGCAATCCGCG TTTGCAGCCCCAATTTCGCACTGTGAGCAATTGAGACTTGACATACTGCAACTAACAGATGATGTGGCAAAAGAAGTGCTTTCCAAGTTTGTCAAGCTTCTGCAGCTGGTTGTCGATGATGCTGCCCAAATGGAAGTTAATGAGACTGAGCGAAACCAGTTGGAGAAGATGGTCAAATTCATAGCCATTGAAAATAGAATGGAAAACTTGCGTGTGCTGGAAATAATGGAAGAAATCGAGATGATTTTTGATATGGAGGACGAGTCGGATGAATCGGGTGGTCTTATTGATGAATTATTGGATAAACATGGAATCGATGCCTTGGAACGACAGCTGGATGATATATTTCAGATATTTGTGATGCAGTTGGAAAATCATATTGAGATCTATTTCATTAGAAATGAGAAGAATCTATCTACGAGTCCTTTGGATATTTTGCTGAGCAgatttatgaatgaaaagGATATCGAAGCGAGGGCTCAGATCATTGTGGAGATCTGGGTTAATTTAGATTGTTAG
- the LOC117563389 gene encoding uncharacterized protein LOC117563389, producing MSPQVTALLCCLIIGIGTVRSAAVNKTRLKRADTRDIPSNMFKPLNQASQGNQNASLSGDYQDLSLSEHTTGEAHVVTIPPIQNRRVQNSEEDDYDQFEANRRRFYNSINRPRPPMSSFGTNIDRSSPRFGNPRFNGPQFHTSGSQFGSSGSQFGSSGFEYGPSESHLGQTIPLIGSGYISPDPFGPSSSSNFYRSESYSYSSDGNGPPQVERNVYDSRLGHGFSSRNF from the exons ATGTCGCCTCAAGTTACCGCCCTACTGTGCTGCCTGATCATTGGAATTGGG ACCGTTCGCAGTGCTGCAGTCAATAAG ACACGCCTCAAACGCGCGGATACTCGTGACATACCATCGAATATGTTCAAGCCGCTTAACCAGGCTTCACAGGGAAATCAGAATGCTTCGTTATCGGGTGATTACCAAGATCTTAGTCTCTCCGAA CACACAACAGGAGAGGCGCATGTAGTGACAATTCCTCCGATTCAAAATCGTAGAGTACAGAACTCAGAAGAAGACGATTATGATCAATTCGAGGCAAACAGACGCAGATTCTATAATTCCATAAATCGCCCGAGGCCTCCCATG TCTTCTTTTGGCACGAACATCGACAGAAGCTCACCGCGCTTTGGAAATCCTCGTTTCAATGGGCCACAGTTTCACACTTCAGGTTCGCAGTTTGGCTCTTCAGGCTCACAGTTTGGCTCTTCTGGATTTGAATATGGCCCCTCAGAATCACATTTGGGGCAAACG ATTCCCCTAATAGGATCGGGTTACATAAGTCCAGATCCTTTCGGTCCAAGTTCATCCAGCAATTTCTATCGCTCCGAGTCTTATAGCTATTCCTCAGATGGCAATGGTCCGCCCCAAGTGGAGCGTAATGTTTACGACTCTCGCCTTGGTCACGGCTTTTCAAGTCGCAACTTTTAG